The nucleotide sequence GTGCCCGAGCACGCCCCCCTGGCGTGGGATACCTTCTATGCCGCGCCCCTGCCCCCCGAGGCGATCTGGTTCGACTATGGAGTGCGGCGGCCAGAGCCGCCGCTTTGGATCGGCGGGCAGTCGCGGCTTGGAACTGAGCAAGAACACCAAGAGGCAGCTAAGGCTGTCGCGCCTTCGACGGCCGGGGAATCCAAAGCGGCAGCTAAGGCTGCCGCACTCCAAAGGGGGGCGCGCTGATGCTCAAATACACCCTCCGTCGCCTGGCATACATGTGCGTGACGTTGCTGGCGGTCTCGATCGTGACGTTTGTCGTCATCCAACTTCCCCCCGGCGACTACCTCACGCAGAAAATCGTCATGCTCCAGGCCACCGGCCAAGCCGGCGATGTCGAAAAGATCGAAGCCATGCGAGAAAGCTACGGCCTCGACCGCCCCTTGTACGAGCAGTACGTCCGTTGGATGGGCCTCAAATGGTTCCTGCCCATGCTCAGCCGGAACGAACGCGACAAGGCCTGGCAGAGCTATCAGCAGGCGCAGCAGCTCCACGCCCAGGCCGTGCAGAAGTGGCAGGCTTTATCGACGGCCAAGCGTGAGAAGACGCCCCAGCCCGAGGCGCCCCAGCCGCCGGGGTGGGGCTTCTTCCGCGGCGAGAACCGCGGCCTGCTGCAAGGCTACCTCGGCCGATCGTTCGAGCAGGAAAAGCCCGTCAGCGAACTGCTGGCCGAGCGCCTGCCGCTGACGATGCTGATCTTCCTGGGCTCGGTGACCGTGGTCTATTCGCTGGCGATTCCGATCGGGATCTACTCGGCCACGCACAAGTACCGGCTGTCGGATTACGCGGCGATGGCCGGGTCGTTCATCGGCATGTCGGTGCCGGGATTTCTGCTGGCGCTGATCCTGATGTTCGCGATGTTCCACTGGTACGGTCTGAGCCCCGGCGGGGTCTTCTCGCCGCAGTACGTCGGGGCGGCCTGGTCGTGGGGCAAGGTCGCCGACTTGGCGGCGCATCTGGCCGGGCCGCTGATCGTCGTGGCCATCAACGGCACGGCCGGGCTCATCCGCGTGGTACGCGGCAACCTGCTTGACCAGCTCCAGCAGCTCTACGTGACGACCGCCCGCGCCAAGGGCGTGGCCGAGTGGAAGCTGCTGCTCAAGTACCCCGTTCGCGTGGCGATCATTCCGGTCGTCAGCTCGATCGGCTTCCTGCTGCCCGGGCTCATCGGCGGCCAGGCGATCATTGAGATCGTGCTGGGCCTGCCGACGTTCGGCCCGCTGCTGCTGGCGGCGCTGAAGAGCCAGGACATGTTCCTGGCCGGCAGCGTGGTGATGATCCAGACGCTGCTGGTGGTGGTGGGGGTGTTCCTGTCGGACCTGCTGCTGATGGTGGTCGACCCGCGCATCCGCCTGACGGGAGGGTCGAAATGATCTTCCGCCGCCGCAAACGTGGCACAGCCTTTCCAGGCTGTGACTCACAGGCTGGAAAGCCTGTGCCACTCGAGGCATTCAAGGTGCTGACCTACCGCCAGCTCATGTGGCGGCGGTTCAAGCGGCACAAGCTGGCGATGGCCGGAGCGGTCATGCTCGTCGTGCTGTACGGTTTGGCGCTGCTGGCTGACTTCGCCGCCCCGTACGCCCCGACGCAGCGCGTGCCCGGGTACATCAGCGCCCCGCCGCAGCGGCTCCACGTGTGGGGACCGGACGGGTTCCACGTGCGGCCGTTCGTGTATGGGCTGGACCTCAAGGTCGACGCCGCCGGTTTTCAGCGCATCTACAGCAGCAACACCTCGCGGATGATTCCGGTCCGCTGGTTCGTCCGCGGCGAGCGCTATTCGGTACTGGGCCTGTTCAAGACCGACATGCACCTGTTCGGGGTCGAGCCGTCGGCCGCGGGCGAGCCGCCGGCGACGATCTTCCTGTTCGGCAGCGACCGCCTCGGGCGCGACATGCTCTCTCGCATCCTGCACGGGGCGCGGGTGACGCTGTCGATCGGGCTGGTGGGCATGAGCCTGTCGTTCGTGCTCGGTTGCGTGCTGGGCAGCATCTCGGGGTACTACGGCGGCGTGATCGACACGATCATCCAGCGCGTGATCGAGTTCATCGTCTCGATTCCGACTCTGCCGCTGTGGATGGCGCTGTCCGCGGCCCTGCCGGCGGGCTGGCCGATGTACCAGCGGTATTTCGGCATCACGCTGATCCTCTCGCTGGTGGGCTGGTGCGGCCTGGCGCGCGTGGTGCGCGGGCAGATTCTGCAGCTTCGCGACCAGGACTTTGTGACGGCCGCCCGCTGCGCCAGCGCCTCGGACGGCTGGATCATCTTCCGCCACCTGCTGCCCTCGACGATGAGCTACCTGATCGTCTCGATCACGCTGGCGATCCCGGGCATGATCCTGGGCGAGACCGCTCTGAGCTTCCTGGGCCTGGGCATTCAGGCTCCGGCCGTCAGTTGGGGCACGCTGCTCCAGGACGCCCAGAACATCCGCACGCTGGCGAATCAGCCTTGGGTGCTGATCCCCGGGGCGTTCGTGGTGCTGACGGTGATCAGCTTCAACTTCGTCGGCGACGGACTCAGGGACGCGGTCGATCCGCACGGGAAGTGAAACCGGAAGATTGGAATGATGGAAGATTGGAATAACGGAATGATGGGGTGGC is from Planctomycetaceae bacterium and encodes:
- a CDS encoding ABC transporter permease: MLKYTLRRLAYMCVTLLAVSIVTFVVIQLPPGDYLTQKIVMLQATGQAGDVEKIEAMRESYGLDRPLYEQYVRWMGLKWFLPMLSRNERDKAWQSYQQAQQLHAQAVQKWQALSTAKREKTPQPEAPQPPGWGFFRGENRGLLQGYLGRSFEQEKPVSELLAERLPLTMLIFLGSVTVVYSLAIPIGIYSATHKYRLSDYAAMAGSFIGMSVPGFLLALILMFAMFHWYGLSPGGVFSPQYVGAAWSWGKVADLAAHLAGPLIVVAINGTAGLIRVVRGNLLDQLQQLYVTTARAKGVAEWKLLLKYPVRVAIIPVVSSIGFLLPGLIGGQAIIEIVLGLPTFGPLLLAALKSQDMFLAGSVVMIQTLLVVVGVFLSDLLLMVVDPRIRLTGGSK
- a CDS encoding ABC transporter permease is translated as MPLEAFKVLTYRQLMWRRFKRHKLAMAGAVMLVVLYGLALLADFAAPYAPTQRVPGYISAPPQRLHVWGPDGFHVRPFVYGLDLKVDAAGFQRIYSSNTSRMIPVRWFVRGERYSVLGLFKTDMHLFGVEPSAAGEPPATIFLFGSDRLGRDMLSRILHGARVTLSIGLVGMSLSFVLGCVLGSISGYYGGVIDTIIQRVIEFIVSIPTLPLWMALSAALPAGWPMYQRYFGITLILSLVGWCGLARVVRGQILQLRDQDFVTAARCASASDGWIIFRHLLPSTMSYLIVSITLAIPGMILGETALSFLGLGIQAPAVSWGTLLQDAQNIRTLANQPWVLIPGAFVVLTVISFNFVGDGLRDAVDPHGK